Part of the Brachyhypopomus gauderio isolate BG-103 chromosome 17, BGAUD_0.2, whole genome shotgun sequence genome, CGATCATTACTCTCTCTGCTGACATTGCACTTGGTGACTGCCGGGCGGTTCCTGTCCAGgaccttctctctgtcttcacGGTCAGCACGCTCCTTGCTGGGGCTGCttctgtaaaaaaattaataaaatactTGAGCACCATTTGGTCCTCCAACATCTCTCCCCTGTCCCTCAGTGTCGGTCGGTGGCTCAGACACTCGGCAATAAATAAGTCATCTGTGAACCGCAAAGCCAGTTGAAGTTCCTGCAAGAGGGTTTACAACGAGAACAAATGGTCTTCCTGATACTTGCCTGTGAGACACCCTGCGGTCAGCGTCCAGAGAGGAAGAAGTGGACGAAGGTCCTGACTGAAGAAGGGACGGAAAGTGGTCGAGTGTGCTGGTGGCGGGTCGGCCAGAttcttgaaagaagagagcACCAAATGAGAACCAAGGCAAATCACCCAGTACAGAACCTTCTAGTTGACAACTGCAATGCTTGGCAATGATCAATATGCTGCAATCATCTTAGAGGTCAGTGGGAGGCCAAGCAGGTGCTAGCGTAGTACCCTTACCCTGTTCTCCGCTGGGCTTGGCTCCAGACCCACCACTGCTGCTTTTGCCATAGCTGCCCTGTGATTCCTTCCCTAATGTGATGAGCAGCTGCTTGATGTAGCCCATAGCCCAGGGCTGTGGAATGAGAGCAGCAAATCATGCAAAGAGAATGTACATTTGAACAAAATACGCCTTAAAATTATGATTTCAAGTTGGTCCTTTGGGACTATAAACTATAAAGTGATATGGTAACACCCTGCTGTCAACTCAGTAACACCAAGGGAAGGGCGTCTTTGTTTTTAGGATGGGGGATCTGTAATCCAGCACAGTCAGCAGAAATGGACAAATTCTCTAGCCCGCCGTACCCTGTTGATCTTGCTGCGGCGACTGGTGTCGATGGGTTGCGTCTTCGTTGTGATGGGCACCGTGTTGGAGCCCTCGTCCTGAGGCTCGGTGGTGCGGCCCCTGGACAGGTGGGACCCATCTTGGCCGTCGCGCCCCTGACTGGAGTCCTCCTTTGACAGCATGGGCACCGTGTTGGAGCCCTCGTCCTGAGGCTCGGTGGTGCGGCCCCCGGACAGGTGGGACCCATCTTGGCCGTCGCGCCCCTGACTGGAGTCCTCCTTTGACAGCATGGGCACCGTGTTGGAGCCCTCGTCCTGAGGCTCGGTGGTGCGGCCCCCGGACAGGTGGGACCCATCTTGGCCGTCGCGCCCCTGACTGGAGTCCTCCTTTGACAGCATGGGCACCGTGTTGGAGCCCTCGTCCTGAGGCTCGGTGGTGCGGCCCCCCGGACAGGTGGGACCCATCTTGGCCGTCGCGCCCCTGACTGGAGTCCTCCTTTGACAGCATGGGCACCGTGTTGGAGCCCTCGTCCTGAGGCTCGGTGGTGCGGCCCCCGGACAGGTGGGACCCATCTTGGGAcaaagaaggggagagagagagagagagagagagagagagagagagagagagagggagagagagagagagagagagagagagagagagagagaagaaggtgAATGACGAGATCCAGCACAAAGCTAATGTTATAAAGCATTATACAAATTATAAAGCATGTATCTGGGGTTACAGAATCAgcaaagagagaagagacaaagagggagacaggtatttgtcctttaaaaaaaagtttaaaaaagaGGGACAATTAAATGGACACAAACCAGAAGTGGAGGACAATTACTGGGGTGAAAAaacagggagagtgagtgtggtgtttaaagagcctctcctcaccgtaCACAGAGCTGCTGTCATCATATGTGACATAGTTATGTTCGCTGGCCACAGGGAACACCGGGGCTGAGGGCacatatggagagagagagagagagagagagagagagagagagagagagacagagacagagacagagacagagacagagagacaattttgtaatgtttaaatgtttagaGTTGTCAGCCCAACTTTTATCTAGTGTTACCAATATTATAAGTGTTcaggctttggcaatacaaatgaagCAATATTTGTCGTGCCAATAAAGcacattgaattgaattgaattgaattgagacaGAGGGCAGAAGGTGAATGACGAGATCCAGCACAAAGCTAATGTTATAAAGCACAATGGGGTTACAGAATCAgcaaagagagaagagacaaaGAGGGAGACAGGTATTTGTCCTTAAAAAAAAAGGGACAATTAAATGGACACAAACCAGAAGTGGAGGACAATTACTGGGGTGAAAAaacagggagagtgagtgtggtgtttaaagagcctctcctcaccgtaCACAGAGCTGCTGTCATCATATGTGACATAGTTATGTTGGCTGGCCACAGGGAACACCGGGGCTGAGGGCacatatggagagagagagagagagagagagagagagagagagagagggcagaagGTGAATGACGAGATCCAGCACAAAGCTAATGTTATAAAGCACAATGGGGTTACAGAATCAgcaaagagagaagagacaaaGAAGGAGACAGGTatttgtcctttaaaaaaaagaggGACAATTAAATGGACACAAACCAGAAGTGGAGGACAATTACTGGGGTGAAAAaacagggagagtgagtgtggtgtttaaagagcctctcctcaccgtaCACAGAGCTGCTGTCATCATATGTGACGTCATAACCGTCGCTGGCCACAGGGAACTCCGGGGCTGAGGACAcatatgaagagagagagagagagagagagagagagagagagagagagagagagagagagagagagagagagagagagagagagagagagagagagagagagagagagagagagggcagaagGTGAATGACGAGATCCAGCACAAAGCTAATGTTATAAAGCACAATGGGGTTACAGAATCAgcaaagagagaagagacaaagagggagacaggtatttgtcctttaaaaaaaaaaagtttaaaaaagaGGACAATTAAATGGACACAAACCAGAAGTGGAGGACAATTACTGGGGTGAAAAaacagggagagtgagtgtggtgtttaaagagcctctcctcaccgtaCACAGAGCTGCTGTCATCATATGTGACATAGTTATGTTCGCTGGCCACAGGGAACACCGGGGCTGAGGGCacatatggagagagagagagagagagagagagagagagagagagagagacagagacagagagacaattttgtaatgtttaaatgtttagaGTTGTCAGCTCAACTTTTATCTAGTGTTACCAATATTATAAGTGTTcaggctttggcaatacaaatgaagcaatatttgtcatgccaataaagcacattgaattgaattgaattgaattgagacaGAGGGCAGAAGGTGAATGACGAGATCCAGCACAAAGCTAATGTTATAAAGCACAATGGGGTTACAGAATCAgcaaagagagaagagacaaaGAGGGAGACAGGTATTTGTCCTTAAAAAAAAAGGGACAATTAAATGGACACAAACCAGAAGTGGAGGACAATTACTGGGGTGAAAAaacagggagagtgagtgtggtgtttaaagagcctctcctcaccgtaCACAGAGCTGCTGTCATCATATGTGACATAGTTATGTTGGCTGGCCACAGGGAACACCGGGGCTGAGGGCacatatggagagagagagagagagagagagagagagagagagagagagagagagagagagagagagagagagagagagagagagggcagaagGTGAATGACGAGATCCAGCACAAAGCTAATGTTATAAAGCACAATGGGGTTACAGAATCAgcaaagagagaagagacaaagagggagacaggtatttgtcctttaaaaaaaagaggGACAATTAAATGGACACAAACCAGAAGTGGAGGACAATTACTGGGGTGAAAAaacagggagagtgagtgtggtgtttaaagagcctctcctcaccgtaCACAGAGCTGCTGTCATCATATGTGACGTCATAACCGTCGCTGGCCACAGGGAACTCCGGGGCTGAGGACAcatatgaagagagagagagagagagagagagagagagagagagagagagagagagagcagaaggtGAATGACGAGATCCAGCACAAAGCTAATGTTATAAAGCACAATGGGGATACAGAATCAgcaaagagagaagagacaaagagggagacaggtatttgtcctttaaaaaaaaaaagtttaaaaaagaGGGACAATTAAATGGACACAAACCAGAAGTGGAGGACAATTACTGGGGTGAAAAaacagggagagtgagtgtggtgtttaaagagcctctcctcaccgtaCACAGAGCTGCTGTCATCATATGTGACATAGTTATGTTCGCTGGCCACAGGGAACACCGGGGCTGAGGGCacatatggagagagagagagagagagagagagagagagagagagagagagagagagagagagagagagagagagagagacagagacagagacagagacagagacagagacagagacagagacagagagacaattttgtaatgtttaaatgtttagaGTTGTCAGCCCAACTTTTATCTAGTGTTACCAATATTATAAGTGTTcaggctttggcaatacaaatgaagcaatatttgtcatgccaataaagcacattgaattgaattgaattgaattgagacaGAGGGCAGAAGGTGAATGACGAGATCCAGCACAAAGCTAATGTTATAAAGCACAATGGGGTTACAGAATCAgcaaagagagaagagacaaagagggagacaggtatttgtcctttaaaaaaaaagggaCAATTAAATGGACACAAACCAGAAGTGGAGGACAATTACTGGGGTGAAAAaacagggagagtgagtgtggtgtttaaagagcctctcctcaccgtaCACAGAGCTGCTGTCATCATATGTGACATAGTTATGTTGGCTGGCCACAGGGAACACCGGGGCTGAGGGCacatatggagagagagagagagagagagagagagagagagagggcagaagGTGAATGACGAGATCCAGCACAAAGCTAATGTTATAAAGCACAATGGGGTTACAGAATCAgcaaagagagaagagacaaagagggagacaggtatttgtcctttaaaaaaaaaagtttaaaaaagaGGGACAATTAAATGGACACAAACCAGAAGTGGAGGACAATTACTGGGGTGAAAAaacagggagagtgagtgtggtgtttaaagagcctctcctcaccgtaCACAGAGCTGCTGTCATCATATGTGACATAGTTATGTTCGCTGGCCACAGGGAACACCGGGGCTGAGGGCacatatggagagagagagagagagagagagagagagagagagagagagagagagagagagagagagagagagggcagaagGTGAATGACGAGATCCAGCACAAAGCTAATGTTATAAAACACAATGGGGTTACAGAATCAgcaaagagagaagagacaaagagggagacaggtatttgtcctttaaaaaaaaaagtttaaaaagagGGACAATTAAATGGACACAAACCAGAAGTGGACAATTACTGGGGTGAAAAaacagggagagtgagtgtggtgtttaaagagcctctcctcaccgtaCACAGAGCTGCTGTCATCATATGTGACATAGTTATGTTCGCTGGCCACAGGGAACTCCTGGGCTGATGGCACATATGGAGGGCAGtactacaacacacacgcacacagagcaAAGGACAAACAGTTGGTCATCAGTTTCAGAAACAGCAAGCCATCATTTCAGCTCGGAGACACCAGAGGTCACATTAAAATTACCAATAACTTCAGACTAAAAACCTCATGGCCCTCCTACACATCAAACATACTACAAAAACAATGTTGTGCGTTTATTCACGTGGACACCATCCCTGTGTCCCAAGCAGAATCTCAACGGCACTGGAGCATTACCTGTCCAGGTGGGAGAAAGTAGGCCAGAGAGTTATAGTCCAGGTGTTGCTGAGGGATCATCACCACCTGGTAGTTCTGATAGACATCAGTGGGCTGAATGGTGTAGGCCATAATGCTGGGTGGCACACGCAGGGCACCGCTGGGCAGACTGGACCGGTTGGGGTAGAACGGCTGCGGGAGGAAAAGAATAGGGAGTTTCAGGATGTGGCGACATGCACAAGGCCGAACTTTAGCCCCAAGGTGGAAAACGTCCTTCCTCGCATGGCCATAGTCAcatccacaccccacccaccacaaAGGAACCAATTCTGCCATGTGTCAACAATGTGGGAAGAAGTCATGTTTCAACAACAGTGAGATGCAGTGCAACTGACAAATTTGCCACATTTAAATCAGCAGTTCTTCCTAGACACTCGAAACAAGCTCCACTTTAAGCCACGCCCCACGCCTAATGTCATTAGTTTTGCCATCATAATCTACATGTACTTTGAAGTTTGTCATTAAGCATGGGGGAAAAAGAGCAAAAACCAACAAAGGGTGTTTTGCACAGCACTGCCTCCTCATCTGCACCTCAGCACACTACAAGCAGCAATTGGTTTAACCTTCAAGCTCTGGTCACAAATTGGTTTGACCTGGCTGACAATAAATGAGACACTCAGTATATGAAAAACACAAGAACGCTAAAATATTGAGACATCTGGTTGTTATAAGGTTTCCACTGTATAAAACTTACATAGTCTTTTAAGTCACACAAATGCAATAATGTTAATTCTACTCAGAAATATACTTTCAGCAAGACCCTGGGTTCGTTGCACCAAAGTAACACACATTATTTCAGCAATTCCTGTGCAAAAACTATTTTGTTTGGTCATCATAGCATACTGTCAGAACCTAAGGCCTGTATCATTAGCCATTTCAACTACAGAACAAAAAGTCCTTGATTACACGACAACTGTGTGGCAATTACGCCAGAGAGCTGTAGAGCATACATCTGGACTGGGGGCTACTCAGGTTCATAATCAATATACTTATATATTTCATACTTAAAGCTATTGCTGCTGTACATTTGTTCGATATTGCGGATTAATGCCAAATGTTCATATTCACGTGCAGTCGTTCTTATTTGAGCGTTCACAGTTCATTGCTTTAAGTGCAAAGCTTTTgaatttaaaacatttcaatAGTTTTAAAAAAATCATGTATATTTCTATCATCTTTGATCATGATGCCTCTGTTTTTAGTTAGTTTTTTAAACTTGTGATAAAGACTAACTGTGGTTTGTAAACTCGTTTTTCTATCTT contains:
- the LOC143480686 gene encoding uncharacterized protein LOC143480686 isoform X2, producing the protein MAYTIQPTDVYQNYQVVMIPQQHLDYNSLAYFLPPGQYCPPYVPSAQEFPVASEHNYVTYDDSSSVYAPVFPVASEHNYVTYDDSSSVYAPVFPVASQHNYVTYDDSSSVYAPVFPVASEHNYVTYDDSSSVYAPEFPVASDGYDVTYDDSSSVYAPVFPVASQHNYVTYDDSSSVYAPVFPVASEHNYVTYDDSSSVYAPEFPVASDGYDVTYDDSSSVYAPVFPVASQHNYVTYDDSSSVYDGSHLSGGRTTEPQDEGSNTVPMLSKEDSSQGRDGQDGSHLSGGPHHRASGRGLQHGAHAVKGGLQSGARRPRWVPPVRGPHHRASGRGLQHGAHAVKGGLQSGARRPRWVPPVRGPHHRASGRGLQHGAHAVKGGLQSGARRPRWVPPVQGPHHRASGRGLQHGAHHNEDATHRHQSPQQDQQALGYGLHQAAAHHIREGITGQLWQKQQWWVWSQAQRRTGIWPTRHQHTRPLSVPSSVRTFVHFFLSGR
- the LOC143480686 gene encoding uncharacterized protein LOC143480686 isoform X3 is translated as MAYTIQPTDVYQNYQVVMIPQQHLDYNSLAYFLPPGQYCPPYVPSAQEFPVASEHNYVTYDDSSSVYAPVFPVASEHNYVTYDDSSSVYAPVFPVASQHNYVTYDDSSSVYAPVFPVASEHNYVTYDDSSSVYAPEFPVASDGYDVTYDDSSSVYAPVFPVASQHNYVTYDDSSSVYAPVFPVASEHNYVTYDDSSSVYAPVFPVASQHNYVTYDDSSSVYAPVFPVASEHNYVTYDDSSSVYDGSHLSGGRTTEPQDEGSNTVPMLSKEDSSQGRDGQDGSHLSGGPHHRASGRGLQHGAHAVKGGLQSGARRPRWVPPVRGPHHRASGRGLQHGAHAVKGGLQSGARRPRWVPPVRGPHHRASGRGLQHGAHAVKGGLQSGARRPRWVPPVQGPHHRASGRGLQHGAHHNEDATHRHQSPQQDQQALGYGLHQAAAHHIREGITGQLWQKQQWWVWSQAQRRTGIWPTRHQHTRPLSVPSSVRTFVHFFLSGR
- the LOC143480686 gene encoding uncharacterized protein LOC143480686 isoform X4 — translated: MAYTIQPTDVYQNYQVVMIPQQHLDYNSLAYFLPPGQYCPPYVPSAQEFPVASEHNYVTYDDSSSVYAPVFPVASEHNYVTYDDSSSVYAPVFPVASQHNYVTYDDSSSVYAPVFPVASEHNYVTYDDSSSVYAPEFPVASDGYDVTYDDSSSVYAPVFPVASQHNYVTYDDSSSVYAPVFPVASEHNYVTYDDSSSVYAPEFPVASDGYDVTYDDSSSVYAPVFPVASEHNYVTYDDSSSVYDGSHLSGGRTTEPQDEGSNTVPMLSKEDSSQGRDGQDGSHLSGGPHHRASGRGLQHGAHAVKGGLQSGARRPRWVPPVRGPHHRASGRGLQHGAHAVKGGLQSGARRPRWVPPVRGPHHRASGRGLQHGAHAVKGGLQSGARRPRWVPPVQGPHHRASGRGLQHGAHHNEDATHRHQSPQQDQQALGYGLHQAAAHHIREGITGQLWQKQQWWVWSQAQRRTGIWPTRHQHTRPLSVPSSVRTFVHFFLSGR
- the LOC143480686 gene encoding uncharacterized protein LOC143480686 isoform X1; the encoded protein is MAYTIQPTDVYQNYQVVMIPQQHLDYNSLAYFLPPGQYCPPYVPSAQEFPVASEHNYVTYDDSSSVYAPVFPVASEHNYVTYDDSSSVYAPVFPVASQHNYVTYDDSSSVYAPVFPVASEHNYVTYDDSSSVYAPEFPVASDGYDVTYDDSSSVYAPVFPVASQHNYVTYDDSSSVYAPVFPVASEHNYVTYDDSSSVYAPEFPVASDGYDVTYDDSSSVYAPVFPVASQHNYVTYDDSSSVYAPVFPVASEHNYVTYDDSSSVYDGSHLSGGRTTEPQDEGSNTVPMLSKEDSSQGRDGQDGSHLSGGPHHRASGRGLQHGAHAVKGGLQSGARRPRWVPPVRGPHHRASGRGLQHGAHAVKGGLQSGARRPRWVPPVRGPHHRASGRGLQHGAHAVKGGLQSGARRPRWVPPVQGPHHRASGRGLQHGAHHNEDATHRHQSPQQDQQALGYGLHQAAAHHIREGITGQLWQKQQWWVWSQAQRRTGIWPTRHQHTRPLSVPSSVRTFVHFFLSGR
- the LOC143480686 gene encoding uncharacterized protein LOC143480686 isoform X5; its protein translation is MSHMMTAALCTPRCSLWPANITMSHMMTAALCTPRCSLWPANITMSHMMTAALCTPRSSLWPATVMTSHMMTAALCTPRCSLWPANITMSHMMTAALCTPRCSLWPANITMSHMMTAALCTPRSSLWPATVMTSHMMTAALCTPRCSLWPANITMSHMMTAALCTPRCSLWPANITMSHMMTAALCTMGPTCPGAAPPSLRTRAPTRCPCCQRRTPVRGATAKMGPTCPGGRTTEPQDEGSNTVPMLSKEDSSQGRDGQDGSHLSGGRTTEPQDEGSNTVPMLSKEDSSQGRDGQDGSHLSGGRTTEPQDEGSNTVPMLSKEDSSQGRDGQDGSHLSRGRTTEPQDEGSNTVPITTKTQPIDTSRRSKINRPWAMGYIKQLLITLGKESQGSYGKSSSGGSGAKPSGEQESGRPATSTLDHFPSLLQSGPSSTSSSLDADRRVSHRSSPSKERADREDREKVLDRNRPAVTKCNVSRESNDRARGGEGRGAVDTVRRVASMTEDRGSRERGSRDRAMGKEMVKRETAPIPPPAPAKPALSEEELEKKSVAIIEEYLHINDLKEAVQCVQELNSQSLLFVFVRNVVESTLERSTIARGHMDQLLHRLVSKSILPMEQYHKGVTKLMQ
- the LOC143480686 gene encoding uncharacterized protein LOC143480686 isoform X7, with protein sequence MSHMMTAALCTPRCSLWPANITMSHMMTAALCTPRCSLWPANITMSHMMTAALCTPRSSLWPATVMTSHMMTAALCTPRCSLWPANITMSHMMTAALCTPRCSLWPANITMSHMMTAALCTPRCSLWPANITMSHMMTAALCTPRCSLWPANITMSHMMTAALCTMGPTCPGAAPPSLRTRAPTRCPCCQRRTPVRGATAKMGPTCPGGRTTEPQDEGSNTVPMLSKEDSSQGRDGQDGSHLSGGRTTEPQDEGSNTVPMLSKEDSSQGRDGQDGSHLSGGRTTEPQDEGSNTVPMLSKEDSSQGRDGQDGSHLSRGRTTEPQDEGSNTVPITTKTQPIDTSRRSKINRPWAMGYIKQLLITLGKESQGSYGKSSSGGSGAKPSGEQESGRPATSTLDHFPSLLQSGPSSTSSSLDADRRVSHRSSPSKERADREDREKVLDRNRPAVTKCNVSRESNDRARGGEGRGAVDTVRRVASMTEDRGSRERGSRDRAMGKEMVKRETAPIPPPAPAKPALSEEELEKKSVAIIEEYLHINDLKEAVQCVQELNSQSLLFVFVRNVVESTLERSTIARGHMDQLLHRLVSKSILPMEQYHKGVTKLMQ
- the LOC143480686 gene encoding uncharacterized protein LOC143480686 isoform X8 codes for the protein MSHMMTAALCTPRCSLWPANITMSHMMTAALCTPRCSLWPANITMSHMMTAALCTPRSSLWPATVMTSHMMTAALCTPRCSLWPANITMSHMMTAALCTPRCSLWPANITMSHMMTAALCTPRSSLWPATVMTSHMMTAALCTPRCSLWPANITMSHMMTAALCTMGPTCPGAAPPSLRTRAPTRCPCCQRRTPVRGATAKMGPTCPGGRTTEPQDEGSNTVPMLSKEDSSQGRDGQDGSHLSGGRTTEPQDEGSNTVPMLSKEDSSQGRDGQDGSHLSGGRTTEPQDEGSNTVPMLSKEDSSQGRDGQDGSHLSRGRTTEPQDEGSNTVPITTKTQPIDTSRRSKINRPWAMGYIKQLLITLGKESQGSYGKSSSGGSGAKPSGEQESGRPATSTLDHFPSLLQSGPSSTSSSLDADRRVSHRSSPSKERADREDREKVLDRNRPAVTKCNVSRESNDRARGGEGRGAVDTVRRVASMTEDRGSRERGSRDRAMGKEMVKRETAPIPPPAPAKPALSEEELEKKSVAIIEEYLHINDLKEAVQCVQELNSQSLLFVFVRNVVESTLERSTIARGHMDQLLHRLVSKSILPMEQYHKGVTKLMQ
- the LOC143480686 gene encoding uncharacterized protein LOC143480686 isoform X6; protein product: MSHMMTAALCTPRCSLWPANITMSHMMTAALCTPRCSLWPANITMSHMMTAALCTPRSSLWPATVMTSHMMTAALCTPRCSLWPANITMSHMMTAALCTPRCSLWPANITMSHMMTAALCTPRSSLWPATVMTSHMMTAALCTPRCSLWPANITMSHMMTAALCTMGPTCPGAAPPSLRTRAPTRCPCCQRRTPVRGATAKMGPTCPGGRTTEPQDEGSNTVPMLSKEDSSQGRDGQDGSHLSGGRTTEPQDEGSNTVPMLSKEDSSQGRDGQDGSHLSGGRTTEPQDEGSNTVPMLSKEDSSQGRDGQDGSHLSRGRTTEPQDEGSNTVPITTKTQPIDTSRRSKINRPWAMGYIKQLLITLGKESQGSYGKSSSGGSGAKPSGEQESGRPATSTLDHFPSLLQSGPSSTSSSLDADRRVSHRSSPSKERADREDREKVLDRNRPAVTKCNVSRESNDRARGGEGRGAVDTVRRVASMTEDRGSRERGSRDRAMGKEMVKRETAPIPPPAPAKPALSEEELEKKSVAIIEEYLHINDLKEAVQCVQELNSQSLLFVFVRNVVESTLERSTIARGHMDQLLHRLVSKSILPMEQYHKGVTKLMQ